From a region of the Corvus cornix cornix isolate S_Up_H32 chromosome 2, ASM73873v5, whole genome shotgun sequence genome:
- the TMEM74 gene encoding transmembrane protein 74 has product MACMELLYLAEESRQVSLGTATAWSLPSHPYEQQQHEGGEVDSRAATAVAALHCEQHCKPLQTGPVAEPSLAPQPSSLGTSPQEHPAPSSTSQPCQPAECLPREEDGGKKKACCCAQELETSFTYVDENVNLEHARSPPTPTGGQDASLQQHSCRELPPEWVHDSPSLVSEEDDAASEAAAGKSVDYGFISAILFLVSGILLVIISYVVPRDVTVDPNTVAAREMERLENESARIGAHLDRCVIAGLCLLTLGGVVLSSLLMMSMWKGELYRRSRFASSKESAKLYGSFNFRMKSGANDNMLELSLVEEDVLAIDN; this is encoded by the coding sequence ATGGCTTGCATGGAGCTTCTCTACCTGGCTGAGGAGAGCAGACAGGTGTCTCTGGGCACCGCTACCGCCTGGAGCCTGCCCTCCCATCCCTacgagcagcagcagcatgagggGGGTGAGGTGGACTccagagcagccactgctgtggCAGCCCTGCACTGTGAACAGCATTGCAAGCCCTTGCAGACGGGCCCTGTGGCTGAGCCCTCCCTGGCACCCCAGCCCTCATCCCTGGGCACCTCGCCTCAGGAGCACCCTGcaccctccagcacctcccagccctgccagccagCCGAGTGCTTGCCCAGGGAAGAGGACggagggaagaagaaagcctgctgctgtgcccaggaaCTCGAGACGTCGTTCACCTATGTGGATGAAAATGTAAATCTGGAGCATGCAAGAAGTCCCCCCACTCCTACAGGTGGCCAGGAtgcctctctgcagcagcactcctgcagggagctgccacCTGAATGGGTGCACGATTCTCCTTCCTTGGTCTCAGAGGAGGATGATGCTGCCTcggaggcagcagctgggaaatccGTTGACTATGGGTTCATTAGTGCCATTTTGTTCCTGGTTAGTGGCATTTTGCTGGTGATAATTTCCTACGTGGTACCCAGAGATGTGACTGTGGATCCCAACACCGTGGCTGCCCGGGAgatggagaggctggagaacGAGAGCGCAAGGATCGGTGCTCACTTGGACCGCTGTGTTATCGCTGGGCTGTGTCTCTTAACCCTGGGGGGCGTGGTGCTCTCCAGCCTGCTGATGATGTCCATGTGGAAAGGGGAGCTCTACCGGAGGAGCAGGTTTGCATCCTCCAAGGAGTCTGCAAAGCTGTATGGATCTTTCAATTTTAGAATGAAGTCTGGAGCAAATGATAATATGCTCGAGCTGTCGTTAGTTGAGGAAGATGTGCTTGCCATAGATAATTAG